GCCTCATTAATTTAGGCGCTATTTCACAGATTTTTTTATCTGTGATTTTTTTAGAATCTTTTACGCCTAAATTAAGCACTTGTTTTTCTAAATTAGTAGGTACATAAGCGGCACAAGCTACTAATGGAGTAAAATAATCTCCAACTCCAGTTTCATCAACTCCGATAACTTCTCGGTTGACTAAATCAATTTTATTCATATCATCTATAAAACGCATTATTCTTCCTCAACTGCTTGAATTTTTCTTTTTCTTGCATTTGATTTTTCAATTTCAGCTTTAGGATTGTCTAAGAATTTGTGAATGTAGTCTCCGACTCCACCTTCTTTGTTTGTTTTTGAAACTTTAATTGATGCATATTTCTTAACATCTTTTGTAGCGTTAGCCATAGCTACTGAAACGTTAGCAATTTTAAACATAGGCACATCATTAAATCCATCACCTAAAGCAATAGTGTTTTCAATTTTAACATCGTAGTAACGGATCAGTAAGCTAAGAGCTTTACCTTTGTTAGCTTGTGTGTTTGTAATATCAAATACTGGTGTAAGTCCTTCACCTTTTGATCAGTATGAGAATTCAGCTAAATCTCCGTAACGTGCTTTTAAGTATCTTCTTAAGTATTCAACATCAGTTGTTGGCTTAACGTCAAATATTACTCCTGTAGGCATTAAAGGTAATTTGTGGTAGTCTAATCCAACACGAAGTTTTGAACTTGATTTAAATCCGAATACTTTTTCAAGTTCTTCATCTCTATGTTGTAATTGAACCCAGTCAGGTCCTTCAATAGCAATATTAGTAACCTCTTTTTGTACATGAGGGTCACCTAAAATATATAAAGCTTCATTAAGGTTTAAATATTTAATGTAAGGAATAAATTCTTGATTATATGGGTGGTGAATGTGAGCTCCGTTGAAGTTAGAAACGATTGTATCAAGACCTAAAGTGTCATAAATGAATTTAGTACTTCTTCATGGTCTACCTGTTAAAATACATACAACGTGTCCTTCTTCTGTAGCTCTTTTAATTGCTGAAACAGTTCTATCGTGGATAGCTCCTGTTGCACTAGATTGTAATGTTGTACCATCTAAGTCGATAGCAAACAAGTATCTTTCTTTTTGTTCTGTCATATTGAGTCCTTTCAATAAGAATTATTTAGTTTTGAATATTGTAATATGGTAATATTCCATAATTGTTTATATATTATAAACATTTTCATAAAAAATGAAATAATCTTATTGCTGTTCCACATTTTGTTCCATATTTTAAACTAGGACACTTTATTTAGACTGTAAAAGTTATGATAAAAGAGCAAATTGTTTTGAATAAATCATTAATGGAAAGATTATTCAATTGTATTCTCACTATAGAAAGAAATAAATTTCCTTATGAAAAATTCATAAATTTATTTGAAATAGCCACAAATATTCAACTACCAAAAAATCAATTAATGGAAATTATTGAATTTATAAAACATTATAATTTACATAATATGAATAAAGAAGTAGTTTACAAATTATCAAAAGATAAACGTGGAAGAAAAAGAAAAAATACAAAAGTTAATTGAAACAAGATTTCAAAAGACGATATGGTTACAATACTAGAAATTTGACAAAAATATGGAGAAATTGTCAAAGATATTCCTGAAGAAGATTTGAACAAAATCAAAAATATTAAATCAAGTAAAGCTGAAATAGCTAAATCTTTTAACATGTCTAGAAGCACTTTATTTAATTTATTAAGCCAAAAAACTTCTAAAAATTCAGATAAAGAAATTGAATATGAAAATGAAATTAAAGAAGTGTTTTACAAGCACAAAAGAAATTTTGGAAGAGCTAGAATTTCTGCTGTATTAGAAAAAGAATACGGTATTAAGATTTCTTCTAGAACAATAGGAAGAAGAATGAAACAAATAGGCCTTAAATGTAGAGTTAGACAAAAACAAAAAGAAAGAGAAATTAAAAATACTTCTGCACAATGTGACAACATAGTTAAAAGAGATTATAACGATAAAGAAAATAGAAATATTGTAGCAACAGATGTTACATACCTAAAAGTTCCTTACGATTTAAAATATGTATTAAATCACTTATTTTTATCAGTCGCAATAAATCATAAAACAAAAAGAGTGTTAAATTATAATGTCTCAACCAGAAATGATACTGAACTTGTTATTTCGCATATAAAAGAATTAGAATTTGATTCACCATGAATAATTCACTCAAATCACGGTTATCAATACACTTCAAAAGAGTATATTGAATTAATTAATTCTAAAAACGGGACTATATCGATGAGTAGAGTAGGCAATTCTCTAGACAATAGAGAAGCAGAATATTTCTTCTCGATTTTAAAATCTGAATGTTTAAATTTTGTTAATTACAACACAACTTCATATGATGAATTATTAGTAATTATCAAAGATTTTATTGAATATTATAATTCGGAAAGAATTCAATCTAATTTAGGATGATTAACTCCTAATCAATTTTATGCTTTAAATTCTTAATCAAAAAAATAGACAATTTATAAGGAGGGGAGTCCAAATAAGTTGTCCATGTATAATTTCCATTTTTCATTAATTTTAAGGCAATTTAGTCTAAATTTGCTACTAAAAATGCTCTAAAGTACTAAATTAAGTAAATAAGATACTTCTTTATAGTGTAATAAATTCATTTAGCACTACAATAAGCTATAAAAAAATTCTCAATAGCTTATTAATCTTAAATTTTTAATATAAAATATAAGAAATTAAAACTAGGGGTTACAATGATTAAATACAAAAGAATACTGATAAAGCTTTCTGGTGAAGGTTTTGCAAATAAAGAAAAACATTTAGCTATTGATTATGATTTAGTATCAAACATAGCTCACCAACTTAAAGAAGTTGTTAAACAAGGCGTGGAAGTTTCAATCGTTATTGGAGGTGGTAACTTCTGACGTGGAGCTTCAGCTGAAAAAAATGGTATTAACCGTAATAGAGCAGATTACATTGGGATGCTTGCTACAATTATGAATGGGCTTGCATTATGTAGTGGATTTGAACATGTAGGACTTAAAGCAAGAGTTCAAAGTTCACTTAACATTGACCAAAGAGTTGCTGAAAACTATGTAAACGAAAAAACACTAAGATACTTAGAACAAGGTGAAGTAGTTATTTTTGTTGGTGGAACTGGTAGACCATTTTTCACAACAGATACAGCAGCAACTTTATATGCTTCAGAAATCGGAGCAGAAGTAATTTTAATGGGTAAAAATGGAACTGATGGAGTTTATGATTCAGATCCTAAGAAAAACCCAGAAGCAAAAAGATATGACCATATTACATATGATGAAATCCTTGAAAAGAAATTACAAGTTATGGATTTAACAGCAACAAGTATGGCGAGAGACAACAATATCAATTTAATTGTTTTTAACTTATTAGAAGAAAACTCACTTCTTAGAGCTTTAGAAGGAACAATTACTCATACGGAGGTAACTAAATAATGGAATTAGAAATGTACTTAATGGATCTTGAAGAAAGATGTGATAAAGCAGTATCTCACTACCGTTTTGAATTATCTAAAATTTCTACAGGAAGAGCTAATCCACAAATTATTAAGGGAGTTAGAGTTAATTACTATGACACTTTAACACCACTTGAAGAATTAGCAAACATCAGTGTTCCTGAACCTCAACAATTACTTATCAAACCATATGATGTAACTTCAATTAGAGAAATCAATAAAGCACTTGAAAAAGCTAATTTAGGTATCTTACCTGTTGATGAAGGGAGTCAAATTAGACTTACATTCCCACCTCTTACAACTGAAAGACGTAAAGAGATGACTAAGTCACTTGCAAAACTTACAGAAGCTGCTAAAGTTGGCGTAAGAAATGCTCGTCAAGATGTTAATAAAGCAATCAAAAATGACGAAGAATTATCAGAAGATGTTCAAAAAAGCTATTTAGATGCTGTACAAAAAGAAGTTGATAAAGAAATTGCTAAGATTGATGCAATTACTAAAGATAAACAAGAAGAATTAATGAATAAATAATATTGCTATTAGATGTGTGTACTCACATATTGCATAATTATTAATGTTTTTATAAATAAAATATGTTAATAATAATTAGAGGCAAAATGGACAAGGAAAACAAATTACTTAAAAAGCATAAATATTGGATTATTTTATGAACAACAATATTAAGCGTGTTAACATTTGGAGCTATAATTGCTTTTTTAGTTTTATCTATAGTTTATTTACAAAAAATATATTTAATAGTAATTGCTGTAGTTTTATTATTTCTTAGCATATTTGCTGTTTATCATGCAATTCGTGAAATAACATGAGGATTTCAATTTTTCTACAAAGATTGCAGAAAAATTGAAAATTATCCTTTTTCTATTGAAACAAATAAAAGATGAAAAAAATTCTTCAAACACTTTTATGTCAATAGATGAGATTGGATGAAAAAATAAAATTCTAATTATAAAGCTGTTAACCCACTATTACGGTAGGTTGCAGCTTTTTGATTTACTTTTAGTAAAACGGAATAAAAAAATCTACTTTTCAGTAGATTAAAATGAACTCAATTACATACCTTTTGATAAATCACTATTCAAACAACTAGTATGTATGTCTTTATCTGAATTGTATTCATTTATCCAAGTGCATTTTCCCTAAGCAAGTACAATAGACTTATCTTAATGCTTCCATAAGGGCTTCTTCATTAAGATTTTACATCCGTACTCGTTCAATAGTAATCAACAATAATTACACAAATATTGTAGCATTCATAGAAGTTTAGACAAGAGAAATTTTATACAAAAAATAAGGCAGTGCCTTATCCTAATTGTTTTTCGTATTTAAGCAAGTTTTTAATTGCTTTATTTAAAGTATCATAAGCGGCTGAACGTGTTGTTGCAAGTATTTCAGCGACTTCAGCATATGATAAATCTTGTTCATAATATAACTGAAAAACTTGTTGTTGATTGTGAGTAAGCAATTTCCCATACTTATCAAATAATTCAGTATATTTTTCAATATTTTCGATTGATTTATTATTCATTGATTAAATCCTTAGTCATTTGGTAAATGAATAATTCAAGATCAAATTCTTGCAAGTCATCAAGTTGCTCACCTAACCCAACATATTTAACATCAATATCATATTCGTCCTTGATTGAAAGCACTATTCCACCTTTAGATGTACCATCCATCTTGGTTAAAATAATACCTGTTAAATTAGCTATTTCCTTAAAGTTTTTAGCTTGTGAAAGTCCATTTTGACCTGTAGTTGCATCTAGTACAAGAAGTGATTCATGTGGTGCAGAAGGTTCGAATTTTTGAATTACTCCAATCATTTTTTCAAGTTCCTTCATAAGGTTAACCTTATTTTGTAATCTACCAGCTGTATCGATAATTAAAAGGTCATATTTTTCATTTACTGCCTTATCCATAGCTTTATAAACAACTGAAGATGGATCAGCACCTTCTTTATCTGGTTTAATAATAGCAGCTCCAATTCTATCGGCTCAAACACCAAGTTGATTTACAGCTCCTGCTCTAAAAGTATCAGCAGCAGCAATTAAAACTTTTTTGCCTTCTTTAATGTATTTATTAGCTATTTTAGCGATTGAAGTAGTTTTTCCTGAACCATTAACTCCAACAAAAATAAAGACATTTAATCTACCGTCTTCAAAGTTTAAATTAGTATTAACAATTGAGTTATTAGCATAAATTGAAAACATAATATCAGCAACTAATTCACCAATTAATTTTGGATCATCAATGTTATTTGTTCTAACTTCTTGTTTAATTTTTTCAACCATAACATCAACAAGTGAAGCATTAATATCTGACATAATAAGTAATTCTTCAAATTCATCAAAAAAATCTTCATCAAGTTGTACATGACGGTTTTGAATTTCAAGCAGTTTCTTTCCAAATGATGAAGCAGAATTAAGTCCAGATTCATACTTTTTAAATTTTTCTGAATTTAAAATTTCTTTCTTTTCTTTTTCATCAAGTTCTTTATTAATTGTTTCTACATCTTTTTTTCTTGTAAAAACTTTTTCTTTTAATTTACTAAAAAATCCCATATAAGTATTTTACTCAATAAACTTAAAAAGAGTTAGAAAAAAATATTTATCCAAGCAAGATTTTTTCAGCAAAATTTAATTGATTTTTAGCTCTGAAAAACAAAATGTGGAAACTTTCCACATTGCTATTTTGCTTTATTTTAAAATGCTAAAAATTTCAAAATCTTTCAAAGAAACCTTTTGAATGTGTTGATTAAGATATTTGATGCTTTTTTAATAAAGTTTAATAAAACTAATTAAAGAAATTTTTACTTTTTAGCAAACATTTTTTAGTTTTAAAAATACAAAATTACTATATAATATAAACATATCTGCCCGAGTGGTGAAATTGGTAGACACGCTAGACTAAGGATCTAGTGGAGCGATCCATGCAGGTTCGAGTCCTGTCTCGGGCACCATATGACATGCTAAGCATGTCTTTTTTATTACTTATTTTTAGGGGTAAAATAAAATCACCTTGTGGTGATTTATTATATTAATCCGTTTGCTTCTAGTGCTGATTGAATTGCTTTAGCAGCTTCTGTTTCATCTTCACCAGAAACTTTAACTGTAATTTCAGCTCCATGTTTAACACCTAAGGCCATAATGTTCATAATAGATTTTAAGTTTGCTTCTCTACCATTGTAAATTAATTTTGAGTCTGATTTAAATTTTGTAGCAGTTGATACTATTAATGTTGCTGGTCTAGCGTGTAATCCAATTGGATCAACAATCTTACATGAAAATTCTTTCATAGATTTTCCTCCTAGGCATTATATTGTTTTTTATAATTCTATTTATTGAAATACTCTATTATTATATCAGTGGTTTTATGATATCGTACAGAAATTTTTCAATTAGATTGAGTTTTTTGTGAATTTGTGGAAGATTTTCCACATTTTCAGACTGATTTTCATAATTTTGGAAAATTTCTGATAGTTTATCAACAGCTGGACCAGTAAAAACATCCATTGTTTCATATTGAGAAAACATACTGCGAGAATCTCAATTGTTTGTTCCAACCCATCCATGCTTATTATCGATTAATCCGGCCTTAGTATGAATGAAGTGGTCTTGATAAATTTTAACTTCCAATCCATATTCCATTAGTTTACTTAATTGATATAAGCCGATTTTATAAACTAATTTTTTATCAGGTAGTCCAGGGAAAAAGATTGTAACTTTTACCCCGCTTTTTAATGCAAGTATAATTTGTTTTTCTAGCGCACGAGTAATTGAAAAGTATGGAGTAGCTATTTGAATGCTTTCTTTTGCATTTGGAATCATTTTAAGGAAGAATAATTCAGCTTCTGAATAATCATATGAAGGTGAATCAGTCACTAGTAAGGCTGAATTATTATAAGTCATATCAGGTTTTGGAATATAAAGTGAAGGAAGTATCTCGATATCCTTACGAGCGATAATTTTTCAAAACTTAATAAAATGAATAATATATGAATTAATGTATGGTCCTGAAATACGGTAGTTTAAATCAATTCAGTGACCATATTTTTTAGACATTGAAGCATATTCATCTGAAATATTATTTCCACCTGAAAACACCACATCATTATCAATAATAATAAATTTTTGGTGGTTACGTGAAAAGCTAGCTGCATTAATAAAAGGATAATAAATTTTTCCAATTAATTTGATTTCAATGTTTGGATGTTTATTCAGTTTTTTAAGATTTCTTTTTTGCGAAGGCATTGCACCAAAATCATCAATTAATCATTTGATTTTAACACCTGCATCAGCTTTCTTTTGCAAGATGTCTAAGAATTCTTGAGTAATTTCAGCTTTCTTAATAATGTAAGTAACTATATAAATGTTTTTAGTAGCATTTTTTAGGGCATTAAATAAATCATCATAGAAGCGGTAGCCTTCTGAAAAGAATTCAAAATTAGCTGGTAAAATCAAGTTTTGATTAATGTTTTCCATGTGTTTTAAATTGTGATTTACATCACTACTTGGTAGATTTAAATAGTTTTGGTAAGTTTTAATATTATACTGAGGTAACTTATTGATTTTTATTTCATATTTATTTCTGAATATTAAACCATATCCAATAAAGGCTGCATGTCCAATGAATGGAAGTAGTAATACTAAATAAATTCAACTGAATTTAGATTCATGTTCCCGACTTTGATGGTAAATAATAAAAACAAAAATAACGTTTAAGATATAAAGTAAAAGTAAAAATAAGTATGCAAACAATTTGTTTACATTGAGAAATAACATTACAATCCCTGCAATAATCCCGCAAAGAATTAAAAGCTGGATAATAAAGATTAAAATATTTTTTAAATTAAGCTTCTTTTTATTCATATTTAAATTTTATCTAAATAAAAATAACGCATTAGCGTTATTTTATTTTTCTTGAAAGTTTTTTCCGTCACGGATTTTTCCATTACGACCGTGGATAAGAATTCTACCTTCATTGTTTTTTGCAAGTTGTTTTGCATATTCGATAGCTTCTTTTTGAGTATCAAATGTTTTGATAGCTTTTGTTCCACCTTGTCTAATAACTTTTCATCCATCTGGGTGTTGAGATACGTGTCAAACAGCATCTAATTCTTTAACTTCTTTTTCTTCGTTTAAAATTTTATCAGCCATATTTTATTCATCCAATTCATCAATTCTTGCTTGGTGACGTCCACCTTCGTATTGTGTTGCTAAGTATTCATCAACCATAGCTTTAGCTTGATCTAATGAAACTTGACGTCCACCGAATACTAATACATTAGCATTATTGTGTTGTTTTGCTAAATGTGCATCTTCAACTGAAGTAACTCTAGCAGCTCTAATGTGTTTGTGTCTGTTTAAAGCGTATGAAATTCCTAAACCTGTTCCACAAACTCCGATACCAAATGTTGGTTTAGCTTCATCTACATAGTTAGCAAGTTCTTTTCCCATTAAAGCATAAGAAACAGAAACAGCATCTGTAGAAGGCCCTAAGTCAACAACATCAAAACCTTTAGTTTTTAAGTATTGTGCTAATTCATCTTTAAGTTTGAAACCTGCATGGTCACTTGCAAGTGCAACTACTTTTTTGTTATCCATAAGTAAAACTCCTTTCTCTTTCTTATATTAATTATATAAGAAAATGGGGGTTTTGTTCATTTTCTGTTCAACTTGCAAAAAATCCATTTATATAATATGAAGAGAAAACAATTTGATATTAGAGATTGCTCATTATATGTGCTTAAATGATTTTATGATAAGTATCATATTAATGCAGTTGATATAAATGAATTAAAGCTAAATGCTAAATATAGTGAAAACGGAATTGCTATTCCAGATTTTGAGTTTTTATGCTTAAATTATGGGATACAAATAGAAGTTTTCAATTGTCAACCTCAAGAACTTTATCAACTTGATAAGGATATTTTTCCAATTGGCTGCATTATTAAAAATAACGAAAACACCCATATGGTAGTAATAAAGAAAATAACTAATAATGCTGTAATTATTTATGATCCAGCTAGAGGAAATTTAAAATATTCTAAAAAAGAATTTGATGAAGTCTTTTTAAGTTTACTAATTAAATTTAGTAAAAAGGAAACAAATGTATTTGCAAACAAAACTAAAGCAAGTAATGGATTAATGCATTTTGATAAATTCAGTTTGTTTTACTTCATAGTTCTTATTTGTGAAACATTAATTTTATTTTCAATACCTTATTTTAATAAGATTATTTTAGAAAAAGTTATTCCTAATAAATTAAATATTCACTTGTTGTATTTAGGTGTAATTTTTGTCTTCTTAATTCTGCTAAATTTCACCTTAAAAAGCTTAAGCGAGAAAATTATTTCAACTATTTTCATTAGGCGGAAGGAAAATATCTTATTTAACTTCCTGAAAGATTTAAAAATAAAAAATCAAAAACGGATTAATAAATTAAATGTGCTAGAGATGAAAAATCGGATTAATGCTTTTGATAATATTATTAATTTTGAAATCACCTTTTTACCAGAAATACTTTCAATGTTAATAACTTTCTTGTTGTCTTTTATTCTCCTTTGAAAAATTAATCTTTACTTAATGATTATTGTTTTAGTTTACTCAGCTATTACATTAATTGTTTCATTTATTAACAAAAGTATTTATGATAAAAAGCTCCCAATTTTAATGCAAAAAGGTTTAGTTACAGATAATTCATTTGAAAACTTTTTTTGAAATGCAAATAACTTTACCAACATTTATTTAGAAGAAAAATTAATTAAGGATTTAATTCATAATTATGAAGACATCCATAATGAAATTTTGAACTTTAAAAGCAAAAATATTGTGATTTCCTCTTTTGCACAAACGCTGGATATTATTGCTCCTTTATGTGTGCTAATTGTTGGTTCATATCAAGTTTGAAATAATTCTTTAAGCACCATTAATTTAATTTTCTTCCTTACTGGAGCTTCGCTTTTCACTAAACCAATAAAAAATATTATTCCGTTGCTTAGTTCACTACATGAATATCAAAAATCAAAAACGTTACTTAAAATTTTTAATTTAGATAGTGAAGAAATACTTTGAAGCCAACAAATAAGCTGCAAAATTCAAAACATTAAAATAAATACTCTTTCTTATTCATATACTGCGTCCAAATTAAATAAAGCGTTGAATGTTCCTAGAATTACAATTGCAAACAAAGTACACTTAACTGGAAGTAATGGTTGCGGTAAAAGCACGCTAGGAGGTATACTTGCAGGATATTTACAAGCTGATAGTGGAGAAATCTTAATTAATGATAAAAAAATTGATCCATTTTTAGATAAAACCTATAAACAAAAAGTTGCTTATATTGGAAAAAGTAATCAATTAAATATTAGTGTGTTAGATTTCTTATGCATTAGTAATATTGAACAATTTTATGATTTTATCAATACGCTAGAGTTAAATGAATGCTTAAAGCATCTAAATATTTCACTAAGCAGCAATTTATTTTTAAGTAACTTATCATCAGGTCAAAGACAATTTATTTCTCTGTTAAGTTTATTTTTAGTTGAATACGATGTGATTATTTTAGATGAAGCATTTGAAAACTTAGATTTATATACTTTTAATATTCTAAAAAACAAACTGCAAATGGTATTAAAAAATTCAATTGTGGTTGAAATTAGTCACAACAATAAATATGTATTTGAAAAAAGCGAGGTAATTAATCTTGAAACAATATCTGCGTAATTATTGAATTGAAATGTTTGCTTTATTTATGCTTATTTTTGTGTTTGGAATCATTTTATATTTATTTGCTTCAGTTAAGCTAGAGAACTATAAGCAAGGGGTATTAAAATATGAAGGAGATTATATTTTTATTAAAAATATTAAGCCCGAAGAACTCAAAACTACTAATCTAAATATTAACTTTACTCATGAAGGCTTAATTCACAGTTATCAAGTACATATTAGTGGACAAGAGGGTAATTCTCCTTATATAGAAAGTGAAGCTTTGAAGTATTTTTTGGAGCGTCATAACATTTTAGAACTACCTATAAGTGTTAAAACTGCTGATATAACATTATTTGATTATATTTTCAGTGTTTAAAATAAAATAATATAATTATTTTATGTTTAATATATCAGTACCATTTAAAAACGCTAAAGATATTATTAGTGTTAAAACAAGAATTAAAAAAGCAATTATTTATAAAGAGGAAATGGAACAAATTGTTTCTAATATGAAAAAGTATTTCGGGATTAATAAACCTGTATTACTTGATGTAGAAATTGTTTCACCTAAAAAGATCAGAGAACTTAACTACGAATACCGTGATAAAGATTATGTTACAGACATTTTATCTTTCGATTTTGGTGATGTAGATTTCGAAGATGAATTACCATTTATCCATGTAGGTGAATTAGTAATTTGCTGAGAAAAAGTTGAACAACAAGCAGCAGAATTTGGACATTCAGTTCGTAGAGAGTTTTGCTACTTATTTACACATGGATTAGTTCACTTAATGGGATATGACCACGAAGAAGAAGATGAACGTAAAGAAATGAACGCAATCGTTGATAAGATTTTTGATCCTTTAAAAATTACACGTGAAAGTGAATAAAAATAAATTCTAAGGAGTACAATTATAAAAAAGAGCATCTCGGTTAAAGGCGAGTAAAGTAAGGATAATATGCTCATTTAATACTTTAAATAAATAATTTAGGAGAAAATTATGACTTTTGAAAAATTAAGAGACTTATTAAAATACTCATATGCACCATACTCAAAATTTCCAGTAGCTGCAATTTTAATTGATAAAGACGGAAAAGAATTCTAC
The DNA window shown above is from Mycoplasma seminis and carries:
- the ybeY gene encoding rRNA maturation RNase YbeY; its protein translation is MFNISVPFKNAKDIISVKTRIKKAIIYKEEMEQIVSNMKKYFGINKPVLLDVEIVSPKKIRELNYEYRDKDYVTDILSFDFGDVDFEDELPFIHVGELVICWEKVEQQAAEFGHSVRREFCYLFTHGLVHLMGYDHEEEDERKEMNAIVDKIFDPLKITRESE
- a CDS encoding MAG1140 family protein yields the protein MFALFMLIFVFGIILYLFASVKLENYKQGVLKYEGDYIFIKNIKPEELKTTNLNINFTHEGLIHSYQVHISGQEGNSPYIESEALKYFLERHNILELPISVKTADITLFDYIFSV
- a CDS encoding Mbov_0121 family peptidase domain-containing ABC transporter, with product MKRKQFDIRDCSLYVLKWFYDKYHINAVDINELKLNAKYSENGIAIPDFEFLCLNYGIQIEVFNCQPQELYQLDKDIFPIGCIIKNNENTHMVVIKKITNNAVIIYDPARGNLKYSKKEFDEVFLSLLIKFSKKETNVFANKTKASNGLMHFDKFSLFYFIVLICETLILFSIPYFNKIILEKVIPNKLNIHLLYLGVIFVFLILLNFTLKSLSEKIISTIFIRRKENILFNFLKDLKIKNQKRINKLNVLEMKNRINAFDNIINFEITFLPEILSMLITFLLSFILLWKINLYLMIIVLVYSAITLIVSFINKSIYDKKLPILMQKGLVTDNSFENFFWNANNFTNIYLEEKLIKDLIHNYEDIHNEILNFKSKNIVISSFAQTLDIIAPLCVLIVGSYQVWNNSLSTINLIFFLTGASLFTKPIKNIIPLLSSLHEYQKSKTLLKIFNLDSEEILWSQQISCKIQNIKINTLSYSYTASKLNKALNVPRITIANKVHLTGSNGCGKSTLGGILAGYLQADSGEILINDKKIDPFLDKTYKQKVAYIGKSNQLNISVLDFLCISNIEQFYDFINTLELNECLKHLNISLSSNLFLSNLSSGQRQFISLLSLFLVEYDVIILDEAFENLDLYTFNILKNKLQMVLKNSIVVEISHNNKYVFEKSEVINLETISA